From a single Bacillus gobiensis genomic region:
- a CDS encoding DUF6449 domain-containing protein, with the protein MKSKISFFKPGIIIQDFRQYGWIAIIFTIGLLLTGPVSLLIKASNKYFQTSDFKSLSELMTDRLEVLVLFTVPVACGVMVFRYLQSESSADFVHSFPIRRESLYINHIISGLLMMIVPILINTGVLFAVINTNPLMNAIVENSEILYWTGIAILCSFFFFSTAVLVGMITGMSVFQAILTFIFILLPFGLYELILYQMKIFLYGFNPAYGINTEMLVPFLAYFNMQEDKSNSLLIIVYIVLTILFFIAGWFLYKNRKLENAQEVIAFEIMKPIFKYGVTFCSTLLGSTYFYSVSGSSFGWHVFGAVLGAAVGYFVSEMLVQKNWRVFHWKTFIGFISFSVAMAIVFTVFETDAFGYGKRLPEENEIAGVRVFQNDFNWQNKEESAGFSEDRAYILNTREFQRLIIDQKEMNENENDFDANQFIAIEYKLKDGKRFKRYYSINEKMYVPQLSVLYETTDFKKQRYAELANVNSEITIGGLLSQKTELTIKDSEDINELKETLLKDLMSMTYNELHAGDDLGYIAFVRKEQESIHIPWNSSFEHVKNCLDEKNLLVQVFPAPEEVRNIVVTDESYRDREIDVDSISNKVEVTQKGVIKNALENSEADSGEHVFVKVNFVNGSVWEGALPKEAFPKEVTDQVNEGE; encoded by the coding sequence ATGAAATCGAAAATATCCTTCTTTAAACCAGGAATAATCATTCAGGATTTTCGGCAATACGGCTGGATCGCAATTATATTTACAATCGGTCTATTGCTAACGGGACCTGTATCTTTGCTCATAAAAGCTTCAAACAAGTATTTTCAAACATCTGATTTCAAAAGCTTGTCAGAATTAATGACGGATCGGTTAGAAGTCTTAGTTTTGTTTACGGTTCCTGTCGCCTGTGGAGTCATGGTGTTTCGCTATCTTCAATCCGAGTCTTCTGCTGATTTTGTACATAGCTTTCCGATTCGAAGAGAATCATTGTACATCAACCACATTATCAGCGGCTTATTAATGATGATTGTACCGATTCTGATCAACACTGGCGTTTTATTTGCAGTTATTAACACGAACCCTTTGATGAACGCTATCGTAGAGAACTCAGAAATTTTGTATTGGACTGGTATTGCAATCTTATGTTCATTTTTCTTTTTTTCCACAGCAGTTTTAGTTGGAATGATTACAGGTATGTCTGTGTTTCAAGCCATTCTCACCTTTATTTTTATTTTGCTGCCTTTTGGGCTTTATGAATTAATCCTGTATCAGATGAAAATCTTTTTGTATGGCTTTAATCCTGCCTATGGAATAAATACTGAAATGCTTGTCCCTTTTCTAGCCTATTTCAATATGCAAGAAGATAAGTCTAATTCTTTACTAATCATTGTGTATATTGTATTAACAATACTCTTTTTTATTGCAGGCTGGTTTCTTTATAAAAATAGAAAACTTGAAAACGCTCAAGAAGTAATTGCCTTTGAAATTATGAAACCAATCTTTAAATACGGGGTCACATTTTGTTCGACTCTGTTAGGGAGTACGTATTTCTATTCTGTCTCCGGATCCTCCTTTGGATGGCATGTGTTTGGAGCAGTTCTCGGTGCTGCTGTCGGGTACTTTGTTTCCGAAATGCTTGTGCAAAAAAATTGGCGGGTGTTTCATTGGAAAACATTCATTGGATTTATTAGCTTCTCTGTCGCAATGGCGATTGTTTTTACCGTTTTCGAGACTGATGCGTTTGGCTACGGGAAAAGACTGCCGGAGGAAAATGAGATTGCCGGAGTAAGAGTATTTCAGAATGATTTCAATTGGCAAAATAAAGAGGAATCTGCCGGTTTCTCAGAGGATCGAGCATATATTCTTAATACGCGCGAATTTCAGAGGTTGATTATCGATCAAAAAGAGATGAATGAAAATGAGAATGATTTTGATGCCAATCAATTTATTGCTATTGAGTATAAATTAAAGGACGGAAAACGTTTTAAGAGATATTATAGTATAAATGAAAAGATGTACGTACCGCAGCTAAGCGTGCTTTATGAAACGACAGATTTTAAAAAGCAACGTTACGCGGAGTTAGCCAATGTTAACTCGGAAATAACGATAGGAGGGCTCCTTTCTCAAAAAACGGAACTGACGATTAAGGATTCTGAAGATATTAATGAGCTTAAAGAAACACTTTTAAAAGACCTTATGAGTATGACGTATAATGAACTTCATGCTGGAGATGATTTGGGATACATCGCTTTTGTAAGGAAGGAGCAGGAGTCTATTCATATCCCATGGAATTCTTCTTTTGAACATGTGAAAAATTGTCTGGATGAAAAAAATCTGCTGGTCCAGGTTTTCCCGGCACCTGAAGAGGTTCGAAATATCGTGGTGACAGATGAAAGCTATCGAGACAGAGAAATAGATGTAGACTCGATTTCAAATAAGGTTGAGGTCACGCAGAAGGGCGTCATTAAAAATGCTTTGGAAAACAGTGAAGCAGACAGCGGAGAACACGTATTTGTGAAAGTTAATTTTGTTAACGGAAGTGTTTGGGAAGGTGCCTTGCCCAAGGAAGCTTTCCCTAAAGAAGTAACGGATCAAGTAAACGAGGGAGAATGA
- a CDS encoding ABC transporter ATP-binding protein, which produces MIDVKGVSKNYRKKRAVDNLSLSVKKGSIYGLLGSNGAGKTSLMKMIAGIYRPLSGDITIDNQRIYENTSVKERVVFIADMLYFFPQYTIAQCAAYYKRMYPNWSDERFTQLQKVFRLEVKQKVHRLSKGMKRQVAFWLALSAMPDVLILDEPIDGLDPVMRKKIKNLLFQEVADRELTVLISSHNLREIEDLCDYVGIMHQGKLMIERDLDDLKADIHKIQVAFKNPEEEHVVEGLDILHKEKRGSVLLIIAKGSEHDIREQLQQGNLLLFDLLPLTLEEIFIFEMGDFGYEIENILL; this is translated from the coding sequence ATGATTGATGTAAAAGGCGTTTCAAAAAACTATCGAAAAAAAAGAGCGGTAGACAACCTGTCCTTGTCGGTAAAAAAAGGATCAATTTATGGCCTTTTAGGATCAAACGGCGCCGGGAAAACCTCCTTAATGAAAATGATCGCCGGCATCTACCGTCCTTTATCTGGAGACATTACTATTGATAATCAGCGCATTTATGAAAATACTTCAGTTAAAGAAAGAGTAGTCTTTATTGCTGACATGCTCTACTTCTTTCCCCAGTATACGATTGCGCAATGTGCCGCTTATTATAAAAGGATGTACCCTAATTGGAGCGATGAGCGCTTCACTCAGCTTCAGAAGGTATTTCGCCTGGAAGTGAAACAGAAAGTGCACCGCCTTTCAAAAGGAATGAAGAGGCAGGTTGCATTCTGGCTGGCATTATCGGCCATGCCTGATGTCTTGATTCTTGATGAGCCGATTGACGGGCTTGATCCAGTCATGAGAAAAAAAATAAAAAATCTATTATTTCAGGAAGTAGCAGATCGGGAGCTTACGGTTTTGATTTCGTCGCATAATTTACGTGAAATAGAGGATCTTTGCGATTATGTTGGAATCATGCATCAAGGGAAGCTCATGATTGAGAGGGACTTAGACGATTTAAAAGCGGATATACATAAAATTCAAGTTGCATTTAAAAATCCTGAGGAGGAACACGTCGTAGAAGGATTGGACATTCTCCACAAAGAAAAACGGGGAAGCGTGCTTTTAATCATTGCAAAAGGCAGTGAGCACGACATACGAGAACAGCTCCAGCAAGGAAACCTGCTGCTGTTCGATCTTTTGCCGCTTACTTTAGAAGAAATATTCATTTTTGAAATGGGGGATTTTGGCTATGAAATCGAAAATATCCTTCTTTAA
- a CDS encoding GntR family transcriptional regulator, whose product MFQLDLKSRKPIYEQLVVNIKELIISGVLKTDERLPSVRSLSGELTVNPNTIQRAYRELEYQGMIYSIKGKGNFVAPISGQQNVEKLVELKNEIRKVTAEAIFHGLTHSDYDLLYFEAKKVLKGEGSE is encoded by the coding sequence ATGTTCCAGCTTGACTTAAAAAGCAGAAAACCGATCTATGAACAGCTAGTAGTAAATATTAAAGAGCTGATCATCAGTGGAGTATTAAAAACTGATGAAAGGCTACCGTCCGTCCGCTCCCTTTCAGGAGAATTAACCGTGAATCCGAATACGATTCAAAGAGCATACAGAGAGCTGGAGTATCAGGGAATGATTTACTCCATTAAAGGCAAAGGCAATTTCGTTGCTCCCATCAGCGGACAGCAAAATGTCGAAAAACTGGTTGAATTGAAAAATGAAATCCGGAAGGTAACCGCTGAAGCCATTTTCCATGGGCTGACACACAGCGATTATGATTTGCTATATTTCGAGGCGAAAAAGGTGTTGAAAGGAGAAGGAAGCGAATGA
- a CDS encoding S9 family peptidase, giving the protein MKKLIAAEDLVQLISVTDPNYSPDGTKVAYVQTKINEKKDSYNSHIIVYDTNQGQSYAWTHGKEKSHSPKWSPDGKKLAFVSKRDETSSIYVLRTDGGEAKKVAETPYDLTQPVWAPDGKSIVCSAKLTNKESLDDEKKAEIDSYEPLEIESLQYKADGVGFTRGKYSQLVLIDFATGALQQLTDHETNHSSHVFTPDGQAIAFTANYSEDKELNYVYDIHLLSLDDKKIRRLTNENGMFSSVSFSNDGRYAAFLGHEKEFKNATLTKAWIYDFHEEKLSCLTESLEVIFEDAVVGDTVFGAVSPDPIWTKDNKGFYALATDQGNTAIYYISIEGHAYPVRLEKEHINGFSLHPEEHMAIISSATPSWPSELYELNLETKEAKRITDVNESFVNEHIIIEPEEIEFESYDGMTIHGWLLKPAEYEEGKKYPLILEVHGGPHAMYANAYFHEFQVLAAKGNAVVFVNPRGSHGYGQAYVDGVRGDYGGGDYEDVMKAVDYVLGSYQFLDETRLGVTGGSYGGFMTNWIVGQTNRFKAAVTQRSISNWLSFYGVSDIGYFFTDWQLGYDLFENPTKLWEFSPLKYAENISTPLLILHGERDDRCPVEQAEQLFVALKKMKKNVKFVRFPNAAHNLSRSGHPEQRIKRLNYISGWFEDYL; this is encoded by the coding sequence TTGAAAAAACTCATAGCCGCAGAAGATCTTGTTCAACTAATATCTGTAACGGATCCTAACTATTCTCCAGATGGAACGAAGGTTGCTTATGTACAAACAAAAATAAATGAAAAGAAGGATTCATACAACTCTCATATTATCGTATATGATACAAATCAAGGACAATCTTATGCATGGACTCATGGGAAAGAAAAAAGCCATTCTCCTAAATGGTCACCAGATGGAAAGAAATTAGCCTTTGTGTCGAAGAGAGATGAAACCTCATCAATTTACGTATTGCGAACGGATGGCGGTGAAGCGAAAAAGGTGGCTGAAACGCCATACGATCTTACACAGCCGGTGTGGGCTCCGGATGGTAAGTCTATAGTCTGTTCGGCTAAGCTGACAAATAAGGAAAGCCTTGACGATGAAAAGAAAGCGGAAATTGATTCATATGAGCCTTTGGAGATAGAGTCACTTCAATATAAAGCGGACGGAGTTGGATTTACGAGAGGGAAATATTCGCAGCTGGTGTTGATTGATTTTGCAACAGGAGCATTACAGCAGCTTACTGATCATGAGACGAACCACTCATCCCACGTCTTTACGCCTGATGGACAAGCGATTGCATTTACTGCGAATTATTCGGAAGACAAAGAGCTGAATTATGTCTATGATATTCATCTCCTGTCATTGGATGACAAAAAAATCCGTCGGCTCACCAATGAAAACGGAATGTTCTCATCGGTTTCATTTTCAAACGACGGTCGTTATGCGGCATTTCTGGGCCACGAAAAAGAATTTAAAAATGCCACGCTGACAAAGGCATGGATCTATGATTTTCATGAAGAGAAACTGAGCTGTTTAACGGAAAGCCTTGAGGTGATTTTTGAAGATGCTGTTGTGGGAGATACGGTATTTGGTGCAGTCAGCCCGGATCCTATTTGGACAAAAGATAATAAAGGTTTTTACGCTTTAGCGACTGACCAAGGAAATACAGCGATTTATTACATATCTATCGAAGGACATGCGTATCCTGTTAGATTGGAAAAAGAGCACATTAACGGGTTTTCCCTTCATCCCGAAGAACATATGGCAATCATAAGCAGCGCCACGCCATCCTGGCCAAGTGAGCTTTATGAACTGAATCTAGAGACAAAAGAAGCGAAGCGAATTACAGATGTAAATGAAAGTTTTGTAAATGAACATATCATAATTGAGCCGGAAGAAATTGAGTTTGAATCTTATGATGGAATGACAATTCACGGATGGTTGTTAAAGCCTGCTGAATATGAAGAAGGAAAAAAGTATCCCCTAATTCTTGAAGTCCATGGTGGACCGCACGCGATGTATGCTAACGCATATTTCCATGAATTTCAGGTACTTGCTGCCAAGGGAAATGCAGTCGTGTTCGTCAATCCGAGAGGAAGCCATGGGTACGGACAAGCCTATGTGGATGGAGTAAGAGGAGATTACGGCGGCGGTGATTACGAGGATGTCATGAAAGCTGTCGATTATGTGCTCGGCAGCTATCAATTTCTTGATGAAACACGGCTTGGCGTCACTGGCGGAAGCTATGGAGGATTTATGACAAACTGGATAGTCGGGCAAACGAACAGGTTTAAAGCTGCCGTCACCCAACGCTCCATCTCCAATTGGCTCAGTTTTTACGGTGTCAGTGACATCGGTTATTTTTTTACAGATTGGCAGCTTGGTTATGACTTGTTTGAAAACCCGACGAAGCTATGGGAGTTTTCACCGCTGAAGTATGCGGAAAATATCTCCACTCCGCTCTTGATTTTACACGGAGAAAGGGATGATCGCTGTCCGGTGGAGCAGGCAGAACAGCTTTTTGTCGCCCTCAAAAAAATGAAAAAGAACGTAAAATTCGTGCGATTTCCAAATGCGGCACACAACTTATCAAGGTCAGGACACCCAGAACAAAGAATTAAGCGACTTAATTATATTTCCGGCTGGTTTGAAGATTATTTGTAG
- the thrB gene encoding homoserine kinase: MSESDMLFSITVPGSTANLGPGFDSVGMALSRYLKLTVFESTSWSFEAETESLAQLPKGTDNLIYQVAKRVADSFGETIPACHVKVWSDIPLARGLGSSAAAIVAGIELANTLLNLQLSDKEKLHFASLEEGHPDNAGASLYGGLVFGLHEKEDTQLIHIPEVELDIVVVIPAYEVLTKDARNVLPEEISYKSAVQASAVSNMLVAALLTKNWELAGQMMKKDLFHQPYRSMLVPELSKVDHVAMLKGAYGVALSGAGPTVLVLTETGKGQQMKEQLSQNFPACEIDCLHVPKAGCTVDKGNIIRTTQSN; this comes from the coding sequence ATGAGTGAAAGTGACATGCTTTTTTCGATTACTGTTCCGGGCAGCACTGCAAATCTGGGACCGGGCTTTGATTCAGTCGGAATGGCTCTTTCACGTTACTTAAAATTAACTGTGTTTGAAAGCACATCCTGGAGCTTTGAAGCAGAAACTGAAAGCTTGGCACAATTGCCGAAAGGGACAGATAACCTTATATATCAGGTCGCTAAACGGGTGGCAGACTCTTTCGGTGAGACAATTCCCGCATGTCACGTAAAGGTTTGGAGCGACATTCCTCTTGCTAGGGGGCTCGGGAGCAGTGCTGCCGCGATTGTCGCTGGAATAGAACTCGCGAACACATTATTGAATCTTCAGCTTTCAGATAAAGAAAAGCTGCACTTTGCCAGCCTTGAAGAAGGACATCCCGACAATGCTGGAGCTTCTCTGTACGGTGGCTTGGTTTTCGGACTTCATGAAAAAGAAGATACACAACTGATTCATATCCCTGAGGTAGAGCTTGACATTGTCGTGGTTATTCCTGCTTATGAGGTACTAACAAAGGATGCCAGAAATGTTCTCCCCGAGGAGATCTCTTATAAAAGTGCAGTGCAAGCAAGTGCGGTAAGCAACATGTTAGTAGCCGCCTTACTAACAAAGAATTGGGAACTCGCCGGTCAAATGATGAAAAAGGATTTATTTCATCAGCCGTATCGCTCCATGCTCGTTCCAGAGCTGAGCAAAGTCGATCATGTAGCAATGCTGAAAGGAGCTTATGGTGTCGCACTGAGCGGGGCTGGGCCAACGGTTCTCGTTTTGACTGAAACAGGAAAAGGGCAGCAGATGAAAGAGCAGCTTTCGCAAAACTTTCCTGCTTGTGAAATCGACTGCCTCCATGTTCCAAAAGCAGGATGCACGGTGGACAAAGGAAATATCATAAGGACAACTCAATCAAATTAA
- the thrC gene encoding threonine synthase: MWRGLIHQYKDYLPVTEQTPMLTLHEGNTPLIHLSKLSEKLGIELHVKTEGVNPTGSFKDRGMVMAVAKAKEEGNDTIMCASTGNTSAAAAAYAARANMKCIVVIPEGKIAFGKLAQAVMYGAEIISIDGNFDDALKMVRSICEKEPIALVNSVNPYRIEGQKTAAFEVCEQLGQAPDVLAIPVGNAGNITAYWKGFKEYHERHNSGLPEMRGFEAEGAAAIVRNQVIEQPETVATAIRIGNPASWDKAVQASVESNGKIDEVTDEQILEAYQLISREEGIFAEPGSCASIAGVIKQLKTGEIKKGSTVVCVLTGNGLKDPNTAIDVSEIKPTKLPKDEDIVLDHLKGAAKV, from the coding sequence ATGTGGAGAGGACTCATTCATCAATATAAAGATTATTTACCGGTAACAGAACAAACGCCTATGCTTACGCTTCATGAAGGAAATACCCCGCTGATACACCTTTCTAAGCTTTCTGAGAAGCTTGGGATCGAGCTCCATGTAAAAACAGAAGGAGTTAATCCTACTGGCTCATTTAAGGACAGAGGAATGGTGATGGCAGTCGCCAAAGCGAAAGAAGAGGGCAATGATACGATTATGTGTGCTTCTACAGGGAATACGTCAGCTGCAGCAGCAGCCTATGCGGCACGCGCAAACATGAAATGTATCGTTGTCATTCCTGAAGGAAAAATCGCCTTTGGCAAGCTGGCGCAAGCGGTGATGTACGGGGCGGAAATTATCTCAATTGACGGCAACTTTGACGATGCGCTGAAAATGGTTCGCAGCATTTGCGAAAAAGAGCCGATTGCCCTCGTGAATTCTGTTAATCCTTATCGAATCGAAGGACAAAAAACAGCCGCATTTGAAGTGTGCGAGCAGCTTGGCCAAGCGCCAGATGTCCTGGCTATACCAGTTGGAAACGCAGGCAATATAACTGCGTATTGGAAAGGTTTTAAAGAGTATCACGAGAGACACAATTCGGGTCTTCCTGAGATGCGCGGCTTTGAAGCGGAAGGTGCAGCAGCAATCGTCCGTAATCAAGTGATTGAACAGCCTGAAACTGTAGCAACTGCCATAAGAATCGGAAATCCGGCAAGCTGGGACAAGGCTGTACAAGCATCGGTTGAGTCAAACGGAAAAATCGATGAAGTGACAGACGAGCAAATTCTAGAAGCCTACCAGCTTATCTCCCGTGAAGAAGGAATTTTTGCTGAGCCTGGATCGTGTGCATCCATTGCAGGCGTAATCAAGCAATTAAAAACCGGTGAAATTAAAAAAGGAAGTACGGTCGTATGTGTCCTTACCGGAAACGGTTTGAAGGATCCAAACACCGCTATTGATGTGTCTGAAATCAAACCGACTAAACTTCCTAAGGATGAAGACATTGTTCTGGACCATTTAAAAGGAGCTGCGAAGGTATGA
- a CDS encoding homoserine dehydrogenase, whose amino-acid sequence MKVINVGLLGLGTVGTGVVKIIEDHQDQLMHQVGCPVSVKKVLVKDIHKDRDVNLPKEALTTEPYDVIHDPEIDVIIEVIGGIEQTRVYLLDALKEKKHVVTANKDLMALYGSELISTATENSCDLYYEASVAGGIPILRTLVEGLSSDRITKMMGIVNGTTNFILTKMNKEKAAYDEVLKEAQDLGFAESDPTADVEGLDAARKMAILARLGFSMNVDLDDVSVKGISSISDEDIAFSTRLGYTMKLIGIAHRHGNKAEVSVQPTLLPDHHPLASVNDEFNAVYVYGEAVGETMFYGPGAGSLPTATAVVSDLVAVMKNMRLGVNGKSAVAPQFEKKMKDPGEIYAQQFLRIHVRDQVGSFSKITSVFSERGVSFEKILQLPIKDHDDLAEIVIVTHQASEEDFSVILGQLNDLEVVVQVKSTYRVEGNGYS is encoded by the coding sequence GTGAAGGTTATCAATGTAGGGCTTTTGGGACTCGGGACAGTAGGAACTGGTGTTGTAAAAATTATCGAGGATCATCAAGATCAATTAATGCATCAAGTAGGATGTCCAGTTTCTGTGAAAAAAGTATTGGTTAAGGATATACATAAGGATAGAGATGTCAATTTGCCCAAAGAGGCGCTTACGACAGAACCTTATGATGTTATACATGATCCGGAAATTGATGTTATTATTGAAGTAATTGGCGGTATCGAACAAACTCGTGTATATTTGCTCGATGCATTAAAAGAAAAAAAACATGTAGTAACAGCAAACAAGGATTTAATGGCACTTTATGGTTCTGAGCTGATCTCTACAGCGACTGAAAACAGCTGCGATCTTTATTATGAGGCAAGCGTGGCCGGTGGAATCCCGATTTTGCGTACACTCGTTGAAGGATTGTCCTCTGACAGAATTACGAAAATGATGGGAATCGTAAACGGAACGACCAACTTTATTTTAACGAAGATGAACAAAGAAAAGGCTGCATATGACGAGGTATTGAAAGAGGCACAGGATCTGGGATTTGCAGAATCAGATCCGACAGCAGATGTAGAAGGCCTTGACGCTGCCAGAAAAATGGCGATTCTTGCCCGGCTCGGCTTTTCGATGAACGTTGATTTAGACGACGTCAGTGTTAAAGGAATATCGTCAATTTCAGATGAAGACATTGCTTTTAGCACTCGGTTAGGATATACGATGAAGCTGATTGGGATTGCCCATCGCCACGGAAATAAAGCAGAAGTCAGTGTACAGCCGACTTTGCTTCCTGACCACCATCCTCTTGCTTCTGTAAACGATGAGTTTAATGCTGTATATGTTTACGGGGAAGCCGTTGGAGAGACAATGTTCTACGGTCCGGGTGCAGGAAGCCTTCCTACGGCTACTGCGGTAGTATCCGATCTGGTTGCTGTAATGAAAAACATGCGTCTTGGAGTCAACGGAAAAAGCGCTGTGGCGCCTCAATTTGAAAAAAAGATGAAGGATCCCGGCGAAATATATGCCCAGCAGTTTTTACGAATTCATGTGAGAGATCAAGTAGGGTCATTTTCTAAAATCACCTCCGTCTTTTCTGAGCGGGGAGTCAGCTTCGAGAAAATATTGCAGCTGCCAATTAAAGATCATGATGATTTAGCGGAAATTGTGATTGTTACTCATCAAGCATCGGAAGAGGATTTCAGCGTTATTTTAGGGCAATTAAACGATTTAGAGGTTGTTGTTCAAGTAAAAAGTACGTATCGCGTAGAAGGGAACGGTTATAGCTAA